Proteins encoded by one window of Catalinimonas alkaloidigena:
- a CDS encoding HYC_CC_PP family protein — protein MRKVVSFLLLSLYLLPATGAGLSLHYCGEVMQQKTLTHFSAESCCDETQMPSDCCHDEIKTSTDQSSSAPVFEASMAAGWVLLFVLPSFFALLYRSLRCLSIIRTTDQGPPLSANLPLYLWVASWRL, from the coding sequence ATGAGAAAAGTTGTGTCATTTTTGCTGTTGAGCCTCTACCTGTTACCGGCTACTGGTGCAGGGTTAAGCTTACATTACTGCGGAGAGGTGATGCAGCAGAAAACGCTGACCCATTTTTCAGCTGAATCATGTTGTGACGAAACCCAAATGCCTTCTGACTGTTGCCACGACGAAATAAAGACTTCGACCGATCAGAGTAGTTCAGCGCCTGTTTTTGAAGCCTCAATGGCCGCCGGCTGGGTGTTACTCTTTGTATTACCCTCTTTTTTTGCGCTGCTCTACCGTAGCTTGCGCTGTCTTTCGATCATCCGTACCACCGATCAAGGTCCTCCACTCTCTGCCAACCTCCCTCTCTACCTCTGGGTAGCTTCCTGGCGTCTGTAG
- a CDS encoding multicopper oxidase domain-containing protein, with translation MKPYYLSLFIALFFLVSPSTWAQPDTMVYHLTIDQAQVSKVAGKQVNGMTVNGTIPGPTLRFPEGAYAVIYVQNNMDVETSVHWHGLLVPNFYDGVPYLTTPPIEPGTTFKYEFPLKQAGTYWYHSHTMLQEQSGVYGSIVIEPKVQQLAYNKELVVVFSDWTNEKPGNVMRNLKRGNEWYNIRKGTATPLNRVIARGGFGAQLNFWRQRMESADIADIYYPAFLTNGEQTQQYPEFEPGDRVRVRFINAAASSQFWITFGGEDPLLIAADGLDVVPVVHNKTFIAVAETYDFIVTLPATGQLEIRATAQDGSGQTSAFLGQGPLLAAPDVPRPDKIGMMKQMAQMDMRMGAPAMKFNPNKVTPYELMHHWGMQMEPVMEHSAPSNSSMHSSPTSPMPEEKQRMSMKQSSVTMGTMAHDHMDQDQHAMPQGEQSSPVAVSDSTPSQEMVHFKMNHARLRVPQYDTMSHHAAKKEEAMRGMSMPGNVQSNSGISMPGMEMPGMEMFAEYNYDYLKSPEKTSFSNDKPVQEILLNLTGNMWRYIWSLNGVPLNESDQLKIKKGEVVRITLNNLTMMHHPMHLHGHFFRVINKNGAYSPLKHTVNVPPMQKVVIEFDANEYGDWFFHCHVLYHLNGGMARIFSYDTPRDKRLLDAPLVNLVNEANQFFTWGTADVASHMTEINLISSNIRNQFNVSVEYGWNKNLEAEVSYERYLYDYFRVFGGINLENKNENSLNELTPTAVIGFRFFTPYMFNLDARIDNQLRPEIRLSREIMVFPRTAVFGTYEYQANFGWINYSNDENRDGRTTYQGETTWSAGVEYFLSRNFSLMASYDNRFGAGGGLSIRF, from the coding sequence ATGAAACCCTATTACTTGAGCCTGTTCATTGCTTTGTTCTTCTTGGTTTCCCCTTCGACATGGGCACAACCTGATACCATGGTGTATCATCTAACGATCGATCAGGCTCAAGTCAGTAAAGTGGCCGGCAAGCAGGTGAACGGTATGACAGTGAACGGAACCATTCCAGGTCCGACATTACGCTTTCCAGAAGGCGCTTACGCTGTCATTTACGTGCAAAACAACATGGACGTGGAGACTTCTGTGCATTGGCATGGATTACTGGTACCCAACTTCTACGACGGTGTCCCTTACCTTACCACTCCCCCCATCGAGCCAGGCACCACCTTCAAATACGAATTTCCACTCAAGCAAGCCGGCACCTATTGGTACCATTCTCACACCATGCTGCAGGAACAGAGCGGCGTTTATGGATCGATTGTGATCGAGCCCAAAGTACAGCAACTAGCTTACAATAAGGAATTGGTTGTGGTGTTTTCGGACTGGACCAATGAAAAGCCAGGCAATGTGATGAGAAACCTAAAGCGCGGCAATGAGTGGTATAACATCCGCAAGGGAACGGCCACGCCTCTGAACCGGGTCATCGCCCGGGGTGGCTTTGGCGCACAATTAAACTTCTGGCGCCAACGCATGGAAAGCGCTGACATCGCCGATATCTATTATCCAGCATTTTTGACGAATGGGGAGCAAACGCAACAGTATCCGGAATTTGAGCCGGGCGACCGCGTCAGGGTCAGATTTATTAATGCAGCGGCCTCTTCGCAGTTCTGGATCACTTTCGGCGGGGAAGACCCGTTGCTCATCGCCGCCGACGGCCTGGACGTAGTACCCGTGGTCCATAACAAGACATTTATTGCCGTTGCCGAGACCTATGATTTTATAGTTACCTTACCTGCAACCGGCCAGTTGGAGATCCGCGCTACGGCGCAAGATGGCTCAGGACAGACCTCAGCTTTCCTGGGGCAGGGTCCTTTGCTCGCGGCTCCGGACGTGCCTCGGCCAGACAAAATTGGGATGATGAAGCAGATGGCCCAGATGGACATGCGGATGGGTGCCCCAGCCATGAAATTCAATCCTAATAAGGTCACCCCCTACGAACTCATGCATCACTGGGGTATGCAGATGGAGCCGGTAATGGAACACTCTGCCCCTTCCAACTCCAGCATGCACTCCTCTCCGACGTCGCCTATGCCAGAAGAAAAGCAAAGAATGAGCATGAAGCAGTCTTCTGTAACAATGGGCACGATGGCCCACGATCACATGGATCAGGACCAGCATGCAATGCCACAAGGCGAGCAATCCTCTCCCGTAGCGGTTTCTGATTCTACCCCCTCTCAGGAGATGGTTCATTTTAAAATGAACCACGCCCGGCTCAGAGTGCCGCAGTACGATACCATGAGCCACCATGCAGCTAAAAAAGAAGAAGCAATGCGTGGCATGAGCATGCCAGGAAATGTGCAGTCAAACAGCGGCATCTCCATGCCGGGCATGGAGATGCCTGGCATGGAGATGTTTGCGGAGTATAATTACGATTACCTCAAATCTCCTGAGAAAACCTCTTTTTCCAACGATAAGCCGGTCCAGGAAATTCTATTGAACCTCACTGGCAACATGTGGCGCTACATTTGGAGCTTGAACGGCGTGCCGTTAAACGAGTCGGACCAGCTCAAAATCAAGAAGGGGGAAGTGGTTCGCATCACGTTAAACAACTTAACCATGATGCATCACCCCATGCACCTACATGGCCATTTCTTTCGGGTCATCAACAAGAACGGAGCGTACTCTCCTTTGAAGCATACTGTCAATGTGCCCCCCATGCAGAAAGTGGTCATTGAATTCGACGCCAACGAATACGGCGACTGGTTTTTTCATTGTCACGTCTTATACCATCTCAACGGCGGCATGGCGCGCATTTTCAGTTATGATACCCCACGTGACAAACGTTTGCTTGATGCTCCGCTAGTAAACTTAGTGAATGAAGCCAATCAGTTTTTCACCTGGGGTACTGCCGATGTGGCCTCTCACATGACGGAAATCAACCTAATTTCCTCCAACATACGCAACCAATTTAATGTAAGTGTGGAGTACGGCTGGAATAAAAACCTAGAAGCAGAAGTTAGCTACGAGCGATACCTGTACGATTATTTTAGGGTATTTGGAGGAATCAACTTAGAAAACAAGAATGAGAATAGTTTGAATGAACTAACCCCCACTGCGGTAATAGGCTTCCGTTTCTTTACTCCTTATATGTTTAATCTTGATGCTCGCATTGACAATCAGCTACGCCCTGAGATACGTTTGAGCCGCGAGATCATGGTCTTTCCTCGCACGGCTGTCTTTGGCACATATGAGTACCAAGCTAATTTTGGATGGATCAATTATTCCAACGACGAGAATCGTGATGGACGTACCACGTACCAGGGGGAAACCACTTGGTCAGCAGGTGTAGAGTATTTTTTGTCTCGTAATTTTTCACTGATGGCCAGTTACGATAACCGCTTCGGCGCAGGGGGTGGCCTGTCTATCAGGTTCTGA
- a CDS encoding heavy-metal-associated domain-containing protein has protein sequence MKTTQFKTNIKCGGCIATVTPHLTATPGVDSWQVDTQHPEKLLTVQGEFSNEEVKQRVKAAGFTIEEK, from the coding sequence ATGAAAACCACACAATTTAAAACTAACATTAAATGTGGTGGCTGCATTGCCACCGTTACCCCTCATTTGACGGCAACGCCAGGCGTTGATTCGTGGCAAGTGGATACGCAACATCCTGAAAAACTTCTCACTGTCCAGGGAGAGTTTTCCAACGAAGAAGTCAAGCAACGTGTAAAAGCTGCGGGTTTTACCATCGAAGAAAAATAA